The Dioscorea cayenensis subsp. rotundata cultivar TDr96_F1 chromosome 18, TDr96_F1_v2_PseudoChromosome.rev07_lg8_w22 25.fasta, whole genome shotgun sequence genome includes the window TTGATGTGAATTAACATATTAACGTACATTTCTGATAAGAGTCAGGCCATGTTCTTCAAGATGAGTTTTTTTGTAGAAAGGCCTCTCATTCCTCTCCTGATGAACATAATAATAACCATAGTAACAACGAAATTAGCTTGACAAACATCAAATCaacatgaagaagaagcagTTAAACACCTGCAGATCCATCAACGCCATGTATCGCTGGAGTGGCACCTTATAGTGGCGAAGACTGTGCATAATCTTCCTGTCCTGAAGAAAACAATGCAAACAATGATGTCATAAGAAGTGCATCTCATACATTTGGTGGTGcaataaacaaagagaaaaacaaaccTGAAGGTCTTGGTTAACCACAGCATGAGAGAGGAGGCCACGTAAGTAGTGtgcatctctctctttctcattgAAAGCAAGCCCTTTGTTGTGGTGTGGATCTCTCAACAGTGAGTAGCCACTATGGAACaaaatttcattcaataaaGATTAGATTTTTCCAGACTTTGATCCAGAATTATATCGAAACTCAGAATTTTCTAGAGATAAAATTGGAAATTGCGTGAAAAACAAATGGAGCAACAATTCAACACATCAATCCGCAATTCAAAATTCATAGAAGATCAAAATGAAAGAATTGATTCAACCATCCCAGTACAATTTAAATTTCCCcacaaatctaaaataaaaaagatacagAATCGagaatcattatatatatatataagatacaTAAAAGAACAGCAGAtctaaaataaggaaaaaaattaaaggaaaaaaacaaacgGGGATAAAATTATTGAGCAATTACCCATATCTAATATTAAAAGGTAAAATAGAAAAACTCAAGAACCACGATTAAACAAATGGAAAGTTGGAAAGTAACGCAAAAGAAAGAgggaaacaacaacaaaacagaaaagtgtcaaaaaaaaataaagaataaaaagtgatgaaaaaaacaaagaacgaACAGAACCAAAGAGAAGCATCTCGGTCAAGATCCAGACCTAGCAACAGAGACGGCCCAAGGGGTAACATGCTGCTCCTCCGTGGCACAATCCTCACCATAAACATCCTGCACGCCACCACCAACGGCGGATTTCGAGTCCACCACCGAGGCAGCAGCCGACCCATTGTTCTCACTCGCATTCTCCATCGCCAAACTCCCTCTCTTCGCTCTTTCGGAGCTAGAAAAAGTCTTCTTGGATGGTGAGGAGAAGCTTGACAACAGGGAGCGTGTCACGATCCTCGCCATAGACATCCTGCACGCCAGCACCAACGACGGATTTCGCGTCCACCACCGAGGCAGCAGCCGACCGTTGCTCCCACTAGCATTCTCCATCGCCAAACTCCCTCTCATCGCTCTTTCGGAGCTGGAAAAAGTATTCTAGGATGGTGAGGAGAAGCTTAAGAACAGGTTGATGTGGAGctttttagggttagggtttcggcTTGGGTTGTTGGGAAGCTAGAGAGGTGCGTGGTATACTAAGCCGCAGGAATTCATTGGGAAGCTAGAGAGGTGCGTGGTATACTAAGCCGCAGGAACTCATTGGGAAGCTAGAGAGGTGCATGGTATACTGAACCGCAGGAACTCATTAACAACAAACCAAATGCCCAACCAATACCAGGCCAAATGTTATCTCAGTAATCAATTGAAAGATAAGATATTTTGAAGAGTGGTATGCTGAGCCGCATGAACtcattaagaaaacaaacacCCAACCAATACTATATGGCCAAATGTCCTCACAGAAATCAATTTGGTAAAGAAGATATATAGGGGATAAGTTTAagagtaagtatatatattcttttgattacaATATTCTTAAACAGGGGTACTACTTGGGAGctatacctctgttgaattatttattttttttatttatttaaactctgtttaaactttgaattattcttaacatttgaaatcaaaattcataaatcttgttgtttttaaacaatttctggattacttactgggctagtgagctcatggatttgttttaaatcctttaCAAATCAAGAGTGGTAAACCGATGTGGACCTTGAAAGACTGTCTGTAGGTGTTGTCCTGTTCTATTGTAAAATTTTGAGTTCTTATCATTGTCTATCCCTGTATTCCTATACTTTGTAGTTTGAACTTCTTGTATCCCGCATTGTATACTCTATAAAGTCTATAATCTTGTGACCTAGTTGGTTTGTTATAGTTTTGTCTATCCtgaatcaggttttgaggccttgcaggtctaCTGGATTCACACCCTatgggtctgcggccgtttaTTTGTGCGCCGAGTCCGGCCGGACCGGGTTCGGGCGTGACATAATATATGCTGAATAGGCCCTAGTTTGATTACAAGTAGAAGCCTTAGTTTGATTacaaattgaattattttaatgtgATGAATTGTAAAGGGCTTATTTAAGCAAATTCTAATTCAATTACAAAGTAAACTTTAACAAAATTTGAAACACAAACCTTATAGAtatatcatcaaataaaaaagaatccCATGTTACTAAACCtaaacttttaataaaaaattactgtATATACATgtgatataaattaatttattgcgTGTTAATGTACCAAACTCATCTCAAtacaactcaacaagcattccaGATGATTTATGTTAATCACTTAGTGAAATTCATCTCAAATCAACTTTCCcaccaaatatttattaatcagATACTAACAGCAccaatttcaaataaaacaacaccTCCAAGAAGTACTAGTAATGAATTGAAGGGAATGAAACTATATCATGCTCACACTGACTACAAAGAAACACTCTAGGAGTTTCTTCAGCATCAGCAATCCCCATGCATCTAGTGTGCTGAAAAACATCACAAATATCACAAGATATCATCCTCTCCCCATCATCTTCCTTAGCACCACACCTGCAATTTATCACCCTCTCCTCATTCCCACTCTCATATATCTCCATCTCTTGATCACCATTCTCTACTGCTACTCTCCCTTGTATAACAATCCTACTTCCTGGTTCAACAACTCTAAGTACCAAATCTGAGTCCTTGGCTTCCTTATTCTCCACCTTTTCAGCAGTAAAGCTCTTTAAACCCAAATACATCTCCCTATAGTGCTTTTCCACCACTCTCTTTAGTTCTCCTATTGTTATGTGTGCCTGCATTGAAACTTGCTCATATGGTGGCAATTTCCCTTCTCCTGTGATATTAACTGTGCACATTAGCTCTATGGTTCTATTCGTTCCTGATTCTATCCTTCCTGGTAACCGGCTTTCTTTGCCGTGGTCTTTTATGAGGTTTTTCATGTCAAGAATGATCCTCACCGCCATCGGTATCGAGCTGAATATTCCTGAAGTGAATCCTGGCCTTCTTTCCTTGAGAACATGCTTGTATAGATACAACAAGTCCCTACTCAACTGAGCTCTTGTAACGTGACATCTAAATCTCACTGTGTTCTTGTTATTGCATGTGGGTAATGCCTTGTTGGAGATGTCTTCTAAGCAGTATTCAAGAACTTTGGTTACTGGATTAACAACACGGCGAACAATATAGTTCCCGACGACATGGTTTCCAAGTGATTTTAATACATAGTCAAGGAGGCCTGTGTCACCGATGTATGCTCTTGCGGCATCTCGTATTTGTTGCCTCGATGTCCACCGGGACTCTGTTTTCTTGAGCTCGCTTACTATAACTTGAGCTGCCATTTCTACTCTCTTCATGGACCATCTACATGTTGCTTCAGAGATGATTCCATGATACTCCATTGTGGGCGTAGTGCTATTCATCGGAAGATGGTTCTTTAATTCAATCATGAATCGTAAAAGATCGCCGAGAGTGAGTAGTGTGTGACAGCATATCGCTTGATATTTTGCGACGATGATTGGCAGTTCATGGCAAGAACAACTGAAGTGAGGTAGCAGTAAGCAGAGTGGAAGAGCTTGTAGTGCTTCAATGGACTTTTGATACATTTGCTCAGTGATTCCATAGCTTCCATGGCTGAACTTATAACCCCAATGGCCAAACCAGGAATGGCCATAGGCGATTCCATGGATCAATCTTAGCTCCATTGTTTCTTTCATTGCAACATCAATCAAGCTCACCTTCCTTCAATGGTTACAAATATATGTAGATTATTAGCATTCAAATAtcaatagttatatatatgtaatattggagacataaaacaaaatgattGATTAACCTTAGGTGCAATGCATTGCAAATCCTATCCCATAGGAATAGTATCTGATTCCCGGAAAGATGCTCTGAGCCGGCTTCAATCCCTTTGACGAAAATTAGATGTCCGAAACCGTTAGCATGCATGATTCCATGCATCAAATGACCTTGTGGTTCCATGGATTTTGATAACTTATTTGCCGAATCTGTTCCTCTGAAAATGGTCTCAAGTTCCAATCCCTCAATCATTGGAATAGCACTTCCTTTTCCCTTTGATGACAACACTATGTGAAACCTCTTGTTGCAAATCATGTGATGACCCCAACctagttaaaaaagaaaaaatatcatCTCATTGATCTATAACAATCAATACAGTTATACAGAGATGGAGTCATAGATGAGAATAAGAACCTATaatgatatattaaataaaccCAAATATTACAATACTTCCCTGCcatgacaatatatatatatatatatatatctagcaTTTACCAATGGTTGATGAGAATAAGAACCTATaatgatatattaaataaaccCAAATATTACAATACTTCCCTTCcatgacaatatatatatatatatatatctagcaTTTACCAATGGTTCGACAGTAAGGACAATGGCGATAAGGCGAAAGAGCAATGATCTCTTCGACGATAAAGAGTCTCACAAAGATAGGAGGATGGTGGTGAAGCTCTAGCCTAAAAGACCAACACTTGGTTGCTTTATTGGTGGTGCTTGGTTCGGCATTTCCAAACTCAACAAGGGCCATTATGTTCTCATAAAAACATCCATGAAAATGGCAAGGCACTCCTTGTTCACAAAAGGACTCAAACCTAAAAACCCTCTCCCCTCTCTTCCTCTTCATTGAGCTTCCATTACCACAATGCATCCTTACAAAGAATTAATGTACCTTTCTTAATTAGCTCTCTTTATCTCTCAAGGAAATATTAGGCAAAGGCTTAAAACTTTCTGAAG containing:
- the LOC120282479 gene encoding PHD finger protein PERSISTENT TAPETAL CELL 1, whose protein sequence is MHCGNGSSMKRKRGERVFRFESFCEQGVPCHFHGCFYENIMALVEFGNAEPSTTNKATKCWSFRLELHHHPPIFVRLFIVEEIIALSPYRHCPYCRTIGWGHHMICNKRFHIVLSSKGKGSAIPMIEGLELETIFRGTDSANKLSKSMEPQGHLMHGIMHANGFGHLIFVKGIEAGSEHLSGNQILFLWDRICNALHLRKVSLIDVAMKETMELRLIHGIAYGHSWFGHWGYKFSHGSYGITEQMYQKSIEALQALPLCLLLPHFSCSCHELPIIVAKYQAICCHTLLTLGDLLRFMIELKNHLPMNSTTPTMEYHGIISEATCRWSMKRVEMAAQVIVSELKKTESRWTSRQQIRDAARAYIGDTGLLDYVLKSLGNHVVGNYIVRRVVNPVTKVLEYCLEDISNKALPTCNNKNTVRFRCHVTRAQLSRDLLYLYKHVLKERRPGFTSGIFSSIPMAVRIILDMKNLIKDHGKESRLPGRIESGTNRTIELMCTVNITGEGKLPPYEQVSMQAHITIGELKRVVEKHYREMYLGLKSFTAEKVENKEAKDSDLVLRVVEPGSRIVIQGRVAVENGDQEMEIYESGNEERVINCRCGAKEDDGERMISCDICDVFQHTRCMGIADAEETPRVFLCSQCEHDIVSFPSIHY